The following proteins are encoded in a genomic region of Oncorhynchus keta strain PuntledgeMale-10-30-2019 chromosome 35, Oket_V2, whole genome shotgun sequence:
- the LOC118368686 gene encoding receptor-type tyrosine-protein phosphatase eta-like — MDRIQHLLLWAVLVVCCLAERQYFLQPNSSTWEQARLHCQVCYKDLVSLSPDNNLQLVQNLNSSYWIGLRKTMRNDSYPWSSWSNGDPLTFQNWYPGHPVLSKPKDHVMKVNYGSSLPNECRCSCTNESKPTNVTPAPTAAGSYNDTGYGNDTDDPFPEDKNMTKLSTMEAMAKMKVIEKAERTTMATEVTTMTSEMTTGPTFFTGVTGGISETDTDENQCIALYSFGLWFDQICSKPTPYICYEDRFYGNATMTNKTLHNGTLHWTRGPGDISDYRVEVNSSDYNLTLNHSNLNRTYLTYDLSNLTAGTQYKVQVFPIKCGRDLNPQNVSFYTKPDVIKYLNVTKVSETNISLSWSAPEGNRDFYYIQVRGQPHLKMTTHTESAVVKGLIPGGYYTFDVNAKVEDESMEGDSLNISSYTKPGKVSNLKVSDPTADSVHLQWEQPAGNISGFRVDVLHEENVNNKTLKYIDLNNTSLRVTELPEGAKLWLSVVALVPDASVKGEPSTVIAFTSPGGITDLELVPATYTIKVTWTAPTGNYETFSVQLKLTALEQEVEKKEQNTSFLSFTGLKAGAEYTVTVTTLNGYLKSQPSSRTVFTFPVQPEPAKIDSFSESHVTLSWGAPKVSQGVELTYLVKYTTEFWNLAKNVVVKNATTYIFHGLHAGTNYDFEVRVKAGTQESSPVTVSQMTIAKKRVLTITMKCSSSVPLHCEDIRTQTEVLSKLQEHFRKEFYKKIDIVFWELDWREA; from the exons ATGGACAGGATTCAACATCTGTTATTATGGG ctgTGTTGGTGGTGTGCTGTTTAGCTGAGCGGCAGTACTTCCTCCAGCCGAACTCATCCACCTGGGAACAGGCCAGACTCCACTGCCAG GTGTGCTATAAAGACCTGGTGAGCCTCTCCCCTGACAACAACCTGCAACTCGTCCAGAACCTAAACTCTAGTTACTGGATCGGCCTCCGCAAGACTATGCGCAATGACTCCTACCCCTGGTCCAGCTGGTCCAACGGAGACCCCCTCACCTTCCAGAACTGGTACCCTGGCCACCCCGTACTCTCCAAGCCCAAGGACCATGTGATGAAAGTTAACTACGGCTCCAGCCTCCCCAATGAATGTCGGTGTTCCTGCACCAATGAGAGCAAGCCTACCAATGTTACCCCGGCACCTACTGCTGCCGGTAGCTACAATGATACTGGTTACGGTAATGATACAGATGACCCTTTCCCAGAGGATAAAAACATGACAAAGTTATCAACGATGGAAGCCATGGCAAAGATGAAAGTAATAGAGAAAGCTGAGAGGACAACAATGGCAACAGAGGTGACAACGATGACATCTGAAATGACTACGGGACCAACGTTCTTTACAGGAGTTACTGGTGGCATCAGTGAGACGGACACAGATGAGAACCAGTGCATAGCCCTATACAGTTTTGGACTTTGGTTTGATCAAATCTGCTCAAAGCCTACCCCCTATATTTGCTATGAAG ACCGTTTCTACGGGAACGCCACCATGACCAACAAGACCCTACACAACGGGACTCTGCACTGGACCCGCGGGCCTGGTGACATCAGCGACTACAGGGTGGAGGTCAACTCCTCTGACTACAACCTGACCCTAAACCACAGCAACTTGAACCGGACTTACTTGACCTACGACCTTTCCAACCTCACCGCCGGCACCCAGTACAAAGTCCAGGTGTTCCCCATTAAGTGTGGAAGGGACCTCAACCCACAGAATGTCTCCTTCTACACCA AGCCTGATGTGATCAAATACCTCAACGTCACCAAGGTCTCAGAAACCAACATCTCCCTGTCCTGGTCCGCTCCTGAGGGCAACCGTGACTTCTACTACATCCAGGTGAGGGGTCAACCTCATCTGAAaatgaccacacacacagagagcgctGTGGTGAAAGGCCTGATACCGGGGGGGTACTACACATTTGACGTCAACGCCAAAGTGGAGGACGAGTCCATGGAGGGAGACTCACTGAACATCTCCTCCTACACCA AGCCAGGAAAGGTGTCAAACTTAAAGGTGTCTGATCCTACTGCTGACTCTGTCCACCTCCAATGGGAGCAGCCCGCAGGGAATATCTCTGGGTTTAGAGTGGACGTCTTGCATGAAGAAAACGTCAATAACAA GACGCTGAAATACATAGACCTGAACAATACAAGTCTACGGGTCACGGAACTGCCGGAAGGCGCCAAGCTCTGGCTGAGCGTGGTAGCACTGGTGCCCGATGCATCTGTGAAAGGAGAGCCCAGCACTGTGATTGCCTTCACCA GTCCAGGTGGCATTACAGACTTAGAGTTGGTCCCTGCTACGTACACCATCAAGGTGACCTGGACAGCTCCCACGGGCAACTACGAGACTTTCAGCGTTCAGCTCAAATTAACCGCCTTGGAACAGGAAGTCGAAAAAAAGGAGCAAAACACCAGTTTTCTCTCCTTCACGGGACTGAAGGCAGGAGCCGAATATACAGTGACAGTCACCACTCTGAATGGGTATCTCAAGAGCCAACCAAGTAGCAGAACAGTTTTCACTT TTCCTGTCCAACCGGAACCGGCCAAAATCGACTCCTTCAGTGAGAGTCATGTCACCCTGTCATGGGGAGCCCCCAAGGTATCCCAAGGCGTAGAACTGACGTACCTGGTCAAATACACCACTGAATTCTGGAATTTGGCAAAGAATGTCGTTGTGAAAAATGCCACCACCTATATATTTCACGGGTTGCATGCTGGGACCAACTACGACTTCGAAGTACGAGTGAAGGCGGGAACCCAGGAAAGCAGTCCGGTCACAGTATCACAGATGACAA TTGCTAAGAAGAGGGTTCTGACTATTACCATGAAGTGTTCCTCCAGCGTACCCCTCCACTGCGAGGACATCCGCACACAGACAGAGGTCCTGTCAAAG TTGCAGGAGCATTTCCGCAAGGAGTTCTACAAGAAGATAGATATTGTGTTCTGGGAACTGGACTGGAGAGAGGCATAA